One genomic segment of Gottschalkia acidurici 9a includes these proteins:
- a CDS encoding alkaline phosphatase yields MFKKKSLNQFFAITFLILIIVSSIYAKDAILKQSALGSIDAVLQQSASAPIKERPKYIFYFIGDGLGAAQRQSADYFLQQYEGKKLLMNTFPVSGINTTHSGNTLVTDSAAAGTALATGHKTNNGIISQLPDGTNLKTLVEVAEEKGMGTGIVTTTRLTHATPAVFASHNPSRSNESEIANDYVSSNVDFFAGGGIRHFIPKDYATEEDASGKSISSNRKDDRNLFKEFESKGYKTFLGKKGAKDFSSYSPKGKEQVFAAFTNDHLPYEIDRLNSSFKDSVPTLGNITQKGIDVLSKYENGFFMVIEGGRIDHACHANDAVGSIHDTIALDEAISKAYEFMKKHPKETLIVVSGDHETGGMGLGFDTNYFMQLDKLRDVKFSVGDTLMNTYDGDRAKYFNYIAKNYALSDITPEEKSKIENAMNIVDKNPKAVWGGSYSPVAISTTHVISNRAQIGWTTYAHSGTQIPLSVIGVGSSHFGGFKDNTEIAKIMFSLLGK; encoded by the coding sequence ATGTTTAAGAAAAAATCTTTAAATCAATTTTTTGCTATCACTTTTCTAATACTTATAATTGTATCTAGTATTTATGCTAAAGATGCAATCTTAAAGCAATCTGCATTAGGTTCTATAGATGCAGTGCTGCAACAATCAGCATCAGCTCCTATAAAAGAACGACCTAAATATATTTTCTACTTTATAGGTGACGGTTTAGGTGCAGCTCAAAGACAGTCTGCAGATTACTTCTTGCAGCAATATGAAGGTAAAAAGTTGCTAATGAACACTTTTCCTGTGTCAGGCATTAATACAACTCACTCAGGTAATACTTTAGTAACAGACTCTGCTGCCGCTGGTACTGCTTTAGCAACTGGTCATAAAACTAATAATGGTATTATATCACAGCTTCCTGATGGAACTAATTTGAAAACTTTGGTAGAAGTCGCAGAAGAAAAAGGCATGGGAACAGGAATTGTAACTACTACTCGTTTAACACATGCTACTCCTGCTGTATTTGCTTCCCATAATCCTAGTAGAAGTAATGAAAGCGAAATTGCCAATGACTATGTTTCAAGTAATGTAGACTTCTTTGCTGGTGGAGGGATAAGACATTTTATTCCTAAAGACTATGCCACTGAGGAAGATGCCTCTGGTAAGTCCATTTCATCTAATAGAAAAGATGATAGAAATTTATTTAAAGAGTTTGAAAGTAAAGGTTATAAGACGTTTCTTGGAAAAAAAGGAGCTAAAGATTTTAGCAGTTATTCTCCAAAAGGAAAGGAGCAAGTTTTTGCTGCCTTTACTAATGATCATCTTCCTTATGAAATTGACAGACTTAATAGCAGCTTTAAGGATAGTGTTCCTACGTTAGGGAATATAACTCAAAAAGGTATAGATGTATTATCAAAATATGAAAACGGCTTTTTCATGGTGATTGAAGGCGGAAGAATAGATCATGCCTGTCATGCTAATGATGCAGTTGGATCTATTCACGATACTATAGCTCTTGATGAAGCTATTAGTAAAGCTTATGAGTTTATGAAAAAACATCCTAAAGAAACCCTTATAGTTGTTTCTGGGGATCATGAAACAGGTGGTATGGGGCTAGGATTTGATACTAATTATTTTATGCAACTAGATAAATTAAGAGATGTAAAATTCTCTGTAGGTGATACTTTAATGAATACTTATGACGGAGATCGTGCCAAGTATTTTAACTACATAGCTAAAAACTATGCTCTTTCCGATATAACTCCAGAAGAAAAATCTAAAATAGAAAATGCTATGAATATTGTAGACAAAAACCCTAAAGCTGTTTGGGGTGGCTCTTACTCTCCTGTAGCTATATCTACTACTCATGTAATATCAAATAGGGCTCAAATTGGATGGACTACTTACGCTCACAGTGGTACTCAAATTCCTTTATCTGTTATTGGAGTAGGTTCTAGCCACTTTGGAGGATTCAAAGATAATACTGAAATTGCTAAAATCATGTTTAGCTTGCTTGGAAAATAA
- a CDS encoding YibE/F family protein, with translation MKKNISQIFIFIFLITMMIGLMSFNKDSSSELSLESKAIVLNVDNSEVVDGSFSRLGFQELNIRILNGKFKEQEVKASNNLLGSMDFDSFYKKNDTILVSILEDGENIVNVKTLEHYRQNWILALFIVFALCIIGFAKIIGLKSLFSFIATLYILWTFLIPNLLLGKNPLIFSSLTIVILTGVIIFSIAGVTRKGISAFLGTICGLFLSLGLTLFFGSKINLTGLTEPFAETLLFSGYIHLNMKDIFYSAIIIGASGAAMDIAMDISSSMDEVLDKKPNLSRKELIHSGFNVGKDVIGTMSTTLLLAYSGGYLTLLMLFMSKNSSLSTMLNLKIVSSEIMRTLVGSIGLVFVAPLTAIFAGYIYTINIKNAEILDKETEKLSSN, from the coding sequence ATGAAAAAGAATATTAGTCAAATATTTATTTTCATATTCTTAATAACTATGATGATAGGTCTTATGAGTTTTAATAAAGATAGTTCTAGTGAACTGTCTTTAGAGTCAAAAGCAATTGTATTAAATGTAGATAATTCTGAAGTAGTAGACGGAAGCTTCTCAAGACTAGGCTTTCAAGAACTTAATATTCGTATCTTAAATGGTAAGTTTAAAGAACAGGAAGTAAAAGCCTCTAATAACCTTTTAGGAAGTATGGACTTTGATAGTTTCTATAAGAAAAATGATACTATTCTAGTTAGCATTTTAGAAGATGGTGAAAATATAGTAAACGTTAAAACTCTAGAACACTACAGACAAAATTGGATATTAGCTTTGTTTATCGTTTTTGCTTTATGTATTATAGGATTCGCTAAAATTATTGGATTAAAATCTTTATTTTCTTTTATAGCTACACTATATATATTATGGACTTTTTTAATTCCTAACTTATTATTAGGCAAAAACCCTTTAATATTTTCTTCTTTAACTATAGTGATTCTTACCGGAGTAATAATTTTTTCAATAGCTGGTGTAACAAGAAAGGGTATAAGTGCATTTTTAGGAACAATATGTGGACTATTTTTAAGCTTAGGCCTAACGCTGTTCTTTGGTAGTAAGATAAATCTTACAGGATTAACTGAACCTTTTGCAGAAACACTCTTATTTAGTGGATATATACACCTAAATATGAAAGACATCTTCTATTCTGCAATTATTATAGGTGCTTCTGGCGCTGCAATGGATATAGCTATGGATATATCTTCGTCTATGGATGAAGTACTCGATAAAAAGCCGAATTTATCTAGAAAAGAACTCATACATTCTGGCTTTAATGTTGGTAAAGATGTTATAGGGACAATGTCTACTACTCTTTTACTTGCTTATTCTGGTGGTTACTTAACTTTACTAATGCTTTTTATGTCTAAGAATTCTAGCTTATCTACTATGTTGAATTTAAAAATTGTTTCATCCGAGATAATGAGGACATTGGTAGGTAGTATTGGCCTAGTGTTCGTAGCCCCTCTCACTGCTATTTTTGCTGGATATATTTACACTATTAATATTAAAAATGCTGAAATTCTTGATAAGGAAACAGAAAAACTCTCATCTAACTGA
- a CDS encoding trans-sulfuration enzyme family protein encodes MAKDYKFDTLSIHGGREEDGANYPLNPPIYQSSTFVFGSTDDVNRMMSGEMDGYLYSRGENPTVRLFEERIAALEEGVGAVAFASGMAAVSSVMLSLLRPEDNIIVHNNLYGSSYILTTSVLPDYNINFKIVDLTNIDNLKESIDENTKVIYFETPSNPNLTIIDIKAVVDLAKEKGIKVVVDNTFATPYFQKPLTQGVDVVVHSATKYIGGHGDVIAGVAIANDKEYLNQLNSKYLCKFGGVMSAFNAWLLLRGLKTLGLRMRQHEENAIKVADFLESHPKIKEVMYPGLKSFKGHELAKKQMSGFGAMISFEVKGDLEEAKDVVNSVKLSKLAVSLGDCETLIELPAAMTHSGYPKEELSKFGLTESMIRLSVGLENAEDIIKDLDNALSYIYKKETLS; translated from the coding sequence ATGGCAAAAGATTATAAATTTGATACACTGTCAATACATGGTGGAAGAGAAGAAGATGGCGCAAATTATCCATTGAACCCACCTATATATCAATCATCTACGTTTGTATTTGGAAGTACAGATGATGTAAATAGAATGATGAGTGGAGAAATGGATGGTTATCTTTATTCTAGAGGAGAGAACCCAACTGTAAGACTGTTTGAAGAAAGGATAGCAGCACTAGAAGAAGGTGTAGGCGCAGTTGCATTTGCATCGGGGATGGCAGCAGTAAGTTCAGTTATGCTTTCACTTTTAAGACCAGAAGACAATATCATTGTTCATAATAATTTATATGGGTCAAGTTATATATTAACTACAAGTGTACTACCAGACTATAATATAAACTTTAAAATAGTTGATTTAACAAATATAGATAACTTAAAAGAATCAATAGATGAAAATACTAAAGTAATATATTTTGAAACACCATCAAATCCTAATCTTACTATAATAGATATAAAGGCTGTTGTAGATTTAGCTAAAGAAAAAGGCATAAAAGTAGTAGTAGATAATACATTTGCTACACCATATTTTCAAAAACCACTAACACAGGGTGTGGATGTAGTAGTTCATAGTGCTACAAAGTATATAGGCGGTCATGGAGATGTAATTGCTGGAGTAGCTATAGCTAATGATAAAGAATATTTAAATCAGTTAAATTCAAAATATTTATGTAAATTTGGTGGAGTTATGAGTGCTTTTAATGCATGGCTTTTATTAAGAGGACTCAAAACATTAGGACTTAGAATGAGACAGCATGAGGAAAATGCAATAAAAGTTGCGGACTTTTTAGAAAGTCATCCTAAGATAAAAGAGGTAATGTATCCAGGGCTCAAAAGTTTCAAAGGTCACGAATTGGCTAAAAAACAAATGAGTGGATTTGGAGCTATGATTAGTTTCGAAGTTAAGGGCGATTTAGAAGAAGCAAAGGACGTTGTAAATAGTGTTAAACTGTCTAAATTAGCAGTGAGTCTAGGAGATTGTGAAACTCTAATAGAACTTCCTGCAGCTATGACACATAGTGGATATCCAAAAGAAGAATTAAGTAAATTTGGACTTACAGAAAGTATGATTAGATTGTCAGTAGGATTAGAGAACGCAGAAGACATAATTAAGGATTTAGATAATGCATTATCATATATATATAAGAAAGAAACTCTCAGTTAG
- a CDS encoding amidohydrolase, translated as MNILIKGTNLITMNENKDIKENIDIAIEGNRIKYIGEIKEDFKVDKVIDGTNKITMPGLVNTHTHIPMSLFRNYADDLPFWEWLHEKILPLEKGLSGDHVYWGSMLSIAEMLSSGITTFVDMYFFMDDISKAVEETGIRGCLALSLSGNEITGESQLIETKKFIEKWNGKANGRIKTRIAPHAPYSCTPEFLNQIISLAKEYNQGINIHVSESKKEMEDSYKLYGKSPIEHINDLGLFDVPTIAVHCVQLSDRDINILKEKEVTVANNPGSNLKLANGFARVDALLKAGVNVTLGTDGSASNNNLNMFEEMNLAALINKGVTEDPLSVPAYTALEMATINGAKAIGLEDEIGSIEIGKKADIIMIDINKPHFYPRYNLISSLVYSAQASDVDTVIIDGEILMEEKKLKTIDVESVMKKCRKDGKGLT; from the coding sequence ATGAATATTCTAATAAAAGGCACTAATCTAATTACTATGAATGAAAATAAAGATATAAAAGAAAATATAGATATAGCAATAGAAGGAAATAGAATAAAGTATATAGGAGAAATAAAAGAAGATTTTAAAGTAGATAAAGTAATAGATGGAACGAATAAAATAACTATGCCGGGTTTAGTAAATACACATACACATATTCCCATGTCCCTATTTAGAAACTATGCAGATGATTTACCGTTTTGGGAATGGTTACATGAAAAAATATTGCCACTAGAAAAGGGACTGAGTGGAGACCATGTATATTGGGGATCTATGCTAAGTATAGCTGAAATGTTGAGTTCAGGTATTACTACGTTTGTAGATATGTATTTCTTCATGGACGATATATCAAAAGCAGTAGAGGAAACTGGAATAAGAGGGTGTTTAGCTCTTAGTCTTTCAGGTAATGAAATAACAGGAGAAAGTCAATTAATTGAAACTAAAAAGTTTATAGAAAAGTGGAACGGAAAAGCTAACGGTAGAATAAAAACAAGAATAGCTCCTCATGCTCCTTACTCATGCACACCTGAATTTCTAAATCAAATCATATCACTGGCTAAGGAATACAATCAAGGAATTAATATTCATGTTTCTGAAAGTAAAAAAGAAATGGAGGATAGTTATAAGTTATATGGTAAATCGCCAATAGAGCATATAAACGACTTAGGTTTATTTGATGTGCCTACAATAGCAGTACACTGTGTACAATTATCAGATAGAGACATAAATATATTAAAAGAAAAGGAAGTAACAGTAGCGAATAATCCTGGAAGTAATCTAAAACTTGCAAATGGATTCGCAAGAGTAGATGCCTTATTAAAAGCAGGAGTAAATGTAACTCTAGGTACAGATGGATCTGCAAGTAATAATAACTTAAATATGTTCGAAGAAATGAATTTGGCAGCACTCATAAACAAAGGAGTAACTGAAGATCCACTGTCAGTACCAGCATATACGGCTTTGGAAATGGCAACTATTAATGGAGCAAAAGCAATAGGATTAGAAGATGAGATAGGGTCAATAGAAATTGGAAAAAAGGCAGACATAATAATGATAGATATAAATAAGCCACACTTTTATCCAAGATATAATTTAATATCTTCTTTAGTGTATTCAGCTCAGGCATCTGACGTAGATACAGTAATAATAGATGGAGAAATTTTGATGGAGGAAAAGAAGCTTAAAACCATAGATGTAGAAAGTGTAATGAAAAAATGCCGAAAAGATGGCAAAGGACTTACTTAA
- a CDS encoding cation diffusion facilitator family transporter: protein MVKEKNSYTEVRKVLAYILVLNLLVAIAKIAYGTITETASMVADGYHSFSDGTSNIVGLVGIWIASKPADDSHPYGHQKVETLSTIVISLLLFFVSFEIITNAYARFKNPVIPNINIGNFIVMIITLGINIFVVRYETMRGKQLKSSILISDAKHTQSDIYVSISVIVSLIAIKLGVVIVDSIVSIFIGVLIVKAGLEILLEATNVLIDGKMLNPEKIDKLVSEYPGVIYCHKIRTRGKENHIMVDLHVGVDPGYTISHAHEIAHDIEDMLKEAIDGVEEVIVHVEPAKLKEQ, encoded by the coding sequence ATGGTAAAAGAAAAAAATAGCTATACCGAGGTAAGGAAAGTACTTGCGTATATACTAGTACTGAACTTACTTGTTGCTATAGCTAAAATAGCATATGGTACAATAACTGAAACAGCAAGTATGGTTGCTGATGGGTATCACTCTTTTTCTGATGGAACATCAAATATAGTTGGATTGGTTGGTATATGGATAGCATCCAAGCCAGCTGATGATAGTCATCCTTATGGGCATCAGAAAGTTGAGACACTTTCTACAATAGTTATCTCATTATTGTTATTCTTCGTTTCATTTGAAATAATAACTAATGCATATGCTAGGTTTAAAAATCCTGTTATTCCTAATATAAATATAGGGAACTTCATCGTTATGATAATAACATTAGGGATAAATATATTTGTAGTTAGATATGAAACTATGAGAGGTAAGCAGCTAAAGAGTAGTATACTTATTTCAGATGCAAAGCATACTCAGAGTGATATATATGTATCAATTTCTGTAATAGTGAGTTTGATAGCTATAAAATTAGGTGTTGTTATAGTAGATAGTATAGTATCTATATTTATAGGAGTTTTAATAGTAAAGGCCGGTTTAGAGATATTACTGGAAGCTACTAATGTACTGATTGACGGGAAGATGTTAAATCCAGAGAAGATAGATAAACTGGTAAGTGAATATCCTGGAGTTATATACTGTCATAAGATTAGAACTAGAGGAAAAGAAAATCATATAATGGTTGATTTACACGTAGGTGTTGATCCAGGTTATACTATAAGTCATGCACATGAAATAGCACATGATATAGAGGATATGTTGAAAGAAGCCATAGATGGTGTGGAAGAAGTTATAGTGCATGTAGAGCCAGCAAAACTGAAAGAACAATAA
- a CDS encoding sensor histidine kinase has product MNKIKNVVSLTVIICILSLNSINAFAVENYINFIKLEEETDLSHSVVKTVLQDSKGYMWFGTNNGLTKYDGYNTKTYRQMPFERNTILDNYIVDIKEDKQGIIWIGTNKGLTKFNSKENKFKHYKHNRNDKNSLSSNKVTSILEDKEGNLWIGTDGGGLNKYSKQDDNFKRYKGKLSSDYITKMYQDKEGSLWVGTEHGLNKINIKTDEVEIYEYSEDDSNTLSGNNITAICEDRYGDLWVGTLKNGLNRIDVKKDTITRYLKDESNSYSIGSNFITSIIEDRNGTIWIGSKQGGLARYDRENNLFIKRLSDPRNPYTSANEDNIVTLYQDKMGLIWVGLESGGINKLNPQANFSNYKSIGAFKNSINDSNILSLYKDKDGKVWLGTRNGGVNKLDFDKRTVEYYSHKLNDENSITSNTVNHIMEDRRGTMWIGTENGLNSLNKQTGEIKKYFHEADNFNSIADNNISYIYEDSQNSLWIGTQDGLDIYNQEKNEFIHYNVKNSDLSGNHITTIYEDNDKNIWIGTFHDGLNKYDRNKKIFRSYKNNSEDRSTISNDHITGIVDDRKGNLWIGTSNGLNKFNKKREVFEVFTESDHIKSNFISGVLLDDFDKLWISSNDGISKFDIEKGKVIKSYSTIDGLQGNYFNSGAVYKDSYGQLLFGGTNGFNTIYPEKEVSNFTKPQIIMNKLTVNDEEIDIENTKEIVLPYDQNRFYFEYTMTDYKKPSKNRYSFKLEGYEDDWNHVKDRNYGTYNNIEPGEYTLKIKGINSESIWNEKDVELKIKIKPPFWKTKLSYFIYLILAILIAYLILNYVKVLEKIINERTQELNTINKYLLGEIKQRKETEEILKETIDENKRLFDEKMEVENFRNDFFINLSHELRTPLNMILSTVQVSEACLKNKDLNKTVDRLIGHFKLVKKNCYRLLKTANDIIDVAKIESRQYDLNMKKVNIIYLVEEMVLSSVDYAKQKNLQILFDTETEEEIIECDPVEIERAILNVLSNAIKYTEQYGHIWVNIYIEGKHVKIVVKDNGIGIPKDKQSTIFEKFKRVNKSDGLGSGVGLSLTKLLVDMHNGSIDFTSEESRGSEFIIRLPIYEVKEGESLEITKLDEVNAESIDLEIEMSEIN; this is encoded by the coding sequence ATGAATAAGATAAAAAACGTAGTAAGTTTGACTGTTATAATATGTATACTTTCACTTAATAGCATAAATGCTTTTGCAGTAGAAAATTATATAAATTTTATAAAACTAGAAGAAGAGACGGACTTATCTCATAGTGTAGTAAAAACGGTATTACAAGATAGTAAGGGCTATATGTGGTTTGGAACTAATAATGGATTAACTAAATATGACGGCTATAATACTAAAACTTACAGGCAGATGCCTTTTGAAAGAAATACTATTTTAGATAATTATATTGTAGATATAAAAGAAGATAAGCAAGGGATAATATGGATTGGAACAAATAAGGGTTTAACTAAATTTAATTCTAAAGAAAATAAATTCAAACATTATAAGCATAATAGGAATGATAAAAATAGTCTTAGTAGCAATAAGGTAACTTCGATCTTAGAAGATAAAGAGGGAAATCTGTGGATTGGAACTGATGGTGGTGGACTTAATAAATATAGTAAACAAGACGATAACTTTAAACGTTATAAAGGAAAACTAAGTAGTGACTATATAACGAAAATGTATCAAGATAAAGAAGGAAGTTTGTGGGTAGGTACAGAACATGGATTAAATAAGATTAACATAAAAACTGATGAAGTGGAAATTTACGAATATAGTGAAGATGATTCAAATACTTTGAGTGGTAATAACATAACAGCTATATGTGAAGATAGATATGGAGATTTATGGGTAGGTACATTAAAGAATGGATTAAATAGAATAGATGTTAAGAAAGATACTATTACAAGGTACCTAAAAGATGAAAGTAATTCATATAGTATAGGATCGAATTTTATTACGTCTATAATTGAAGATAGAAATGGTACTATATGGATAGGCAGTAAGCAAGGTGGACTTGCAAGATATGATAGAGAAAATAATTTATTTATAAAGCGTTTATCAGATCCTAGAAATCCATACACTAGTGCTAATGAGGATAATATAGTTACTTTGTATCAAGATAAGATGGGGCTTATATGGGTAGGGCTAGAAAGTGGTGGAATTAATAAACTTAATCCCCAAGCAAACTTTTCTAACTATAAGAGTATAGGAGCTTTTAAAAATAGTATAAATGATAGTAATATACTATCTCTATATAAAGATAAGGATGGAAAGGTATGGCTTGGAACTAGAAATGGTGGAGTTAATAAACTGGATTTTGACAAAAGAACTGTAGAGTACTATAGCCATAAATTAAACGATGAAAATAGTATAACATCAAATACTGTAAATCATATTATGGAAGATAGAAGAGGTACAATGTGGATAGGAACAGAAAATGGGTTAAATAGTCTCAACAAGCAAACTGGAGAGATTAAGAAATATTTCCATGAAGCTGACAATTTTAACTCTATTGCAGACAACAATATAAGTTACATCTACGAAGACTCTCAAAACTCTCTCTGGATAGGAACTCAAGATGGATTAGATATATATAATCAAGAAAAGAATGAATTTATACACTATAATGTGAAAAATAGTGACCTGAGTGGTAACCATATTACTACAATATATGAAGACAATGATAAGAATATATGGATAGGGACATTTCATGATGGATTAAATAAATATGATAGAAATAAAAAGATATTTAGGTCATATAAAAATAATTCTGAAGATAGAAGTACAATAAGTAACGACCATATAACTGGTATAGTAGACGATAGAAAAGGTAATCTGTGGATAGGAACTTCTAATGGATTAAATAAATTTAATAAAAAAAGAGAAGTATTCGAAGTATTTACAGAAAGTGATCATATAAAGAGTAACTTCATATCAGGTGTACTACTAGATGATTTCGACAAGCTATGGATAAGTAGTAATGATGGAATATCTAAGTTTGATATAGAAAAAGGAAAAGTTATAAAAAGCTATAGTACTATAGATGGTTTACAAGGAAATTACTTCAATTCAGGAGCTGTTTATAAAGATAGTTATGGTCAGCTATTATTTGGTGGAACCAATGGTTTTAATACTATTTATCCTGAAAAAGAAGTCTCCAACTTCACTAAACCACAGATAATTATGAATAAATTGACAGTAAATGATGAAGAGATAGATATAGAAAATACTAAGGAAATAGTATTGCCATATGATCAAAATCGCTTTTACTTTGAATATACTATGACAGACTATAAGAAGCCATCAAAGAATCGATATTCTTTTAAGTTAGAAGGGTATGAAGATGACTGGAACCATGTCAAAGATAGAAATTATGGTACGTATAATAACATAGAACCCGGTGAGTATACATTAAAAATTAAAGGGATAAATAGTGAGAGTATATGGAATGAAAAAGATGTAGAGTTAAAGATAAAAATAAAGCCACCTTTTTGGAAAACAAAGTTATCATACTTTATATATTTAATACTTGCAATATTAATAGCATATTTGATATTAAATTACGTTAAGGTTTTGGAAAAAATAATAAATGAAAGAACTCAAGAGCTAAATACAATAAATAAATATTTATTAGGGGAGATAAAGCAACGTAAAGAAACAGAAGAAATACTTAAAGAGACTATAGATGAAAATAAAAGATTATTTGATGAAAAGATGGAAGTAGAAAACTTTAGGAATGATTTCTTTATAAACTTATCTCACGAGTTAAGAACACCTCTTAATATGATTTTAAGTACAGTACAGGTAAGTGAAGCATGTCTTAAGAATAAAGATTTGAATAAAACAGTAGATAGGCTAATAGGGCATTTCAAATTAGTGAAGAAAAACTGTTACAGACTATTAAAAACAGCAAATGATATAATAGATGTTGCAAAAATAGAATCTAGACAGTATGATTTAAATATGAAAAAGGTAAATATTATATATTTAGTAGAGGAAATGGTATTATCTAGTGTAGACTATGCTAAACAAAAAAACTTACAAATATTATTTGATACAGAAACAGAAGAAGAAATTATAGAATGTGATCCTGTCGAAATAGAAAGAGCTATTTTGAATGTACTTTCTAATGCTATAAAATATACTGAACAGTATGGACATATATGGGTGAACATATATATAGAAGGAAAGCATGTAAAAATAGTTGTGAAAGATAATGGAATAGGAATACCTAAAGATAAACAAAGTACAATATTTGAGAAATTCAAAAGAGTAAATAAAAGTGATGGATTAGGTAGTGGTGTAGGATTAAGTTTAACTAAATTACTTGTAGATATGCATAATGGAAGTATAGATTTCACGAGTGAAGAGTCAAGGGGTAGTGAATTTATAATAAGACTTCCTATATATGAAGTTAAAGAAGGGGAAAGTTTAGAGATAACTAAATTGGATGAAGTAAATGCGGAAAGTATAGATTTAGAAATAGAGATGTCAGAAATAAATTAG
- a CDS encoding glycosyl hydrolase: MIKRILILTFIVSFTLIGCASKEGENYTKKETTIEGGALSEDNKKSDKNKKERKISVWTTYWDTVDLENEFDKISGNIKDISYFAVYFDENEKLFIPDEIEATNEMIKKRYPKYNYGSYLTFVNDLLRKDEASSLKDKDLLYRLFSTEESMNNHVKEILSMTIKGGYSGVEIDYEAIGKDVILWNSFLKFVEKLYTEAIKKDIDVRIVLEPNFPEESITFPKGPEYVIMCYNLHGYGTTPGPKANKEFILKMIEKMKKLPGNINFAMSTGGFKFYGDKVEQLSEKEAVELAKMYDATIIRDEDSKARYFTYVDDESVSYEVWYADHETLDFWFSIVEESGDYGLSLWRMGGNLSILQ, encoded by the coding sequence ATGATAAAGAGAATATTAATACTTACTTTTATTGTATCTTTTACGCTTATAGGATGTGCTAGTAAAGAAGGTGAGAACTATACAAAAAAAGAGACTACGATAGAGGGCGGTGCTCTTAGTGAAGACAATAAAAAATCAGATAAGAATAAAAAGGAAAGAAAAATTTCTGTATGGACAACTTACTGGGACACTGTTGATTTGGAAAATGAGTTTGATAAAATAAGTGGAAATATTAAAGATATATCTTATTTTGCAGTTTATTTTGATGAGAATGAAAAACTATTTATTCCAGATGAAATAGAAGCGACTAATGAAATGATAAAGAAAAGATATCCTAAATACAATTATGGAAGTTACTTAACTTTTGTTAATGATTTACTTAGGAAAGATGAAGCTTCTTCTTTAAAAGATAAAGACTTATTATATCGCTTATTTTCAACAGAGGAATCAATGAATAATCATGTAAAGGAAATACTTTCTATGACTATAAAAGGTGGTTATAGTGGTGTTGAAATTGATTATGAGGCTATAGGTAAGGACGTTATACTTTGGAACTCATTCTTAAAATTTGTAGAAAAGCTGTACACAGAAGCTATTAAAAAAGACATTGATGTAAGAATAGTTTTAGAACCAAATTTTCCTGAAGAATCAATAACATTCCCGAAGGGTCCAGAATATGTAATTATGTGCTATAATCTACATGGATATGGAACAACACCAGGACCGAAAGCTAATAAGGAGTTTATCTTAAAGATGATTGAAAAAATGAAGAAGCTACCAGGAAATATTAACTTTGCTATGTCTACTGGTGGATTTAAATTTTATGGAGATAAGGTTGAGCAGTTGTCTGAAAAAGAAGCAGTAGAGTTAGCTAAAATGTATGATGCAACTATTATTAGAGATGAAGATAGTAAGGCTAGGTACTTCACTTATGTAGATGATGAGTCTGTATCTTATGAAGTATGGTACGCTGATCATGAGACTTTAGACTTTTGGTTCAGTATAGTTGAGGAGTCTGGGGATTATGGACTAAGTCTCTGGAGAATGGGTGGAAACTTGAGCATATTACAATAG